Proteins co-encoded in one Natronorubrum daqingense genomic window:
- a CDS encoding ornithine cyclodeaminase produces the protein MTVARTVELEGHIIDSGTMGMCFGVVMDMGGEFEVEDFEVGRHKHAETYCRMRVMAESEDDLRAILHELNQQGATVADPRDATLENAPEDGVVPVDFYSTTNHPTYVRVDGEWVEIEDPEMDCALVVERADPEDPQGVGNADERRNGDGNTRVLTKVLNAVEEGDLVVTGETGIRVEPPERPRNGGGSFGFMQGGVSSERPSASLIEEIADEMREVRENDGNVLVVCGPAIVHSGGRDALADLVRAGFIDNLSAGNGFAVHDLERDLYGTSLGVDTESLEHPRKGHKHHIYTISEIARLGSIEAAVDEGIVDEGVMYECIDNDVPFVLAGSIRDDGPLPDTITDAIEAQDAIREQAHDADIVLMLSTLLHSVAVGNCLPSTTKTVCVDINPATVTQLLDRGSAQAIGMVTDIGTFIPMLRDELLEE, from the coding sequence ATGACAGTTGCGCGAACCGTCGAACTCGAGGGGCACATCATCGACTCGGGGACGATGGGCATGTGTTTCGGGGTCGTGATGGACATGGGCGGTGAGTTCGAGGTCGAAGACTTCGAAGTTGGCCGTCACAAACACGCCGAGACGTACTGCCGGATGCGAGTCATGGCCGAGTCCGAAGACGACTTGCGGGCGATCCTCCACGAACTCAATCAACAGGGAGCGACCGTCGCCGATCCGCGGGATGCGACGCTCGAGAACGCTCCCGAAGACGGCGTCGTCCCGGTCGATTTCTACTCGACGACGAACCACCCGACGTACGTGCGCGTCGACGGCGAGTGGGTCGAAATCGAGGATCCGGAGATGGACTGCGCGCTCGTCGTCGAAAGAGCGGATCCGGAGGATCCACAGGGAGTCGGCAACGCCGACGAGAGGAGAAACGGTGACGGGAACACCCGCGTGCTCACGAAAGTGCTCAACGCCGTGGAGGAAGGCGACCTCGTCGTCACCGGCGAGACCGGCATTCGCGTCGAACCGCCCGAGCGACCCCGGAACGGCGGTGGCTCCTTTGGCTTCATGCAGGGCGGCGTCTCGAGCGAACGACCCTCTGCGTCGCTGATCGAGGAAATCGCGGACGAGATGCGCGAGGTCCGCGAGAACGACGGGAACGTCCTCGTCGTCTGTGGGCCGGCGATCGTTCACTCCGGCGGCCGAGACGCCCTCGCGGACCTCGTCCGTGCGGGCTTCATCGACAACCTGAGCGCCGGCAACGGCTTTGCCGTACACGACTTAGAGCGGGACCTCTATGGCACCTCGCTGGGCGTCGACACGGAGAGCCTCGAGCACCCTCGGAAAGGACACAAACACCACATCTACACGATCAGCGAGATCGCCCGCCTCGGCAGCATCGAAGCCGCCGTCGACGAGGGAATCGTCGACGAGGGCGTGATGTACGAGTGCATCGACAACGACGTGCCGTTCGTCCTCGCCGGCTCGATCCGCGACGACGGTCCGCTGCCGGATACGATCACTGACGCAATCGAGGCCCAGGATGCGATTCGCGAGCAGGCTCACGACGCCGATATCGTGCTCATGCTCTCGACGCTGTTACACTCCGTCGCCGTCGGTAACTGCCTCCCCTCGACCACGAAGACCGTCTGCGTGGACATCAACCCGGCCACCGTTACGCAGTTACTCGACCGCGGTAGCGCGCAGGCTATCGGCATGGTCACCGACATCGGGACGTTCATCCCGATGCTTCGCGACGAGTTGCTCGAGGAGTGA
- a CDS encoding phytoene/squalene synthase family protein has protein sequence MQQEHIDASKAIQRRTGKTFYLATRFLPERVRHATHVLYAFFRIADEVVDDAGGTPPEKQAARLESLRAQALGESEPEDDVLIAFTELRERYDISDREITAFIDAMKTDIERSRYESYDELETYMRGSAAAVGVMMTAIMDPEDRQTAQPHAIKLGEAFQMTNFLRDVREDVLERDRIYVPLETLEKHGVDQRDVERLEFSESFAAAMQSELKRTERLYREGVSGIRYLPADCQLPVLLAAVLYAEHHAVIRAQGYDVLNREPSLSTARKLRCLAKTRWHWHWNRDPEAVFERVSAALSTDAGRRGPEHGEQVPTR, from the coding sequence ATGCAACAGGAGCATATCGACGCGAGCAAGGCGATCCAGAGACGAACCGGCAAGACGTTTTACCTCGCGACGCGCTTTCTTCCGGAGCGCGTTCGTCACGCGACCCACGTGCTCTACGCGTTCTTTCGAATCGCCGACGAAGTCGTCGACGACGCGGGCGGAACCCCGCCGGAAAAACAGGCCGCCCGGCTCGAGTCGCTTCGAGCACAGGCGCTTGGCGAGTCCGAGCCCGAGGACGACGTGCTGATCGCGTTCACCGAACTGCGCGAGCGCTACGACATCTCGGATCGAGAGATAACCGCCTTCATCGACGCGATGAAGACGGACATCGAGCGGAGTCGATACGAGAGCTACGACGAACTCGAGACGTACATGCGCGGCTCTGCGGCCGCCGTCGGCGTGATGATGACCGCAATTATGGACCCAGAGGACCGCCAGACAGCCCAACCCCACGCGATCAAACTCGGCGAGGCGTTCCAGATGACGAACTTTTTACGGGACGTTCGCGAGGACGTTCTCGAGCGTGATCGAATCTATGTTCCCCTCGAGACCCTCGAGAAACACGGGGTCGATCAGCGCGACGTCGAACGCCTCGAATTTTCGGAGTCGTTCGCCGCGGCGATGCAGTCAGAGCTCAAGCGGACCGAACGGTTGTACCGCGAGGGCGTCTCTGGGATTCGATACCTTCCGGCGGATTGTCAACTCCCCGTATTGCTCGCGGCGGTGCTCTATGCGGAACACCACGCGGTGATCCGAGCGCAGGGTTACGACGTGTTGAACCGGGAGCCGTCGCTGTCGACGGCGCGGAAACTGCGGTGTCTCGCGAAAACTCGTTGGCACTGGCACTGGAACCGGGACCCCGAGGCCGTCTTCGAGCGTGTTTCGGCCGCCTTGTCGACCGACGCTGGGCGGCGAGGACCGGAACACGGAGAACAAGTGCCTACCAGATGA
- a CDS encoding poly-gamma-glutamate biosynthesis protein PgsC/CapC: protein MFAAAAVTILGLVIGSIITQETGYRLGGVIVVPLLAVYSLYSFAALPLFLVSGVVAYYLVGIIRSRTLVHGRQLLVTSLLVGAIVPVGSFALFGSWNVFGSAVEIAFFGAILPGIAAYNYHKLDADQRRADVLYSAGLLAGLIAFGAAIVNPTIATQLESGIASILFAPASDIAQFRQAVRGTPGTEAVLGQLWMLFLLGAGLLVAEWANSRWGVRLGGLIAIPLLVALSLSNAWAIGVYALALVIVYATITLVNASTLVYGRALLSVGLIAAMTVGALVASIAPVVTGFTLYFVVLLAGVGAYNFHRVAPAERLASVSLSVGTFAALLVGTRLFVEPTSAGVLTEPTTVELTVLAAAISLGIYWTLTLEGRRLAVSKRHARGMFS, encoded by the coding sequence ATGTTCGCTGCAGCAGCTGTGACGATTCTTGGACTCGTAATCGGGAGTATCATCACCCAGGAGACCGGGTACCGCCTCGGCGGGGTGATCGTGGTTCCGCTTCTGGCGGTGTATTCGCTCTATTCGTTCGCTGCACTTCCGTTGTTCCTCGTCAGTGGCGTCGTCGCGTACTACCTGGTCGGAATTATCCGATCGCGGACGCTCGTCCACGGGCGGCAACTGCTCGTAACGAGCCTTCTCGTCGGCGCGATTGTCCCCGTCGGATCCTTCGCGCTGTTCGGATCTTGGAACGTCTTCGGATCTGCCGTCGAAATCGCGTTCTTCGGGGCGATCCTTCCGGGAATTGCGGCGTACAACTACCACAAACTCGACGCAGACCAACGCCGCGCGGACGTACTCTACAGCGCGGGTCTCCTGGCGGGACTGATCGCGTTCGGCGCCGCGATCGTCAACCCGACGATCGCGACGCAACTCGAGAGCGGGATCGCGTCGATCCTGTTTGCGCCCGCCTCCGACATCGCACAGTTCCGCCAGGCGGTGCGTGGCACGCCCGGAACCGAAGCCGTCCTGGGTCAGTTGTGGATGCTTTTCCTTCTCGGCGCGGGGTTGCTCGTAGCCGAGTGGGCGAACTCTCGATGGGGCGTCAGATTGGGTGGCCTTATCGCGATACCACTGCTGGTCGCGCTGTCGCTCAGTAACGCGTGGGCGATCGGCGTCTACGCCCTCGCGCTGGTGATCGTCTACGCGACGATCACGCTCGTCAACGCGAGCACGCTCGTTTACGGTCGCGCGTTGTTGAGCGTCGGCCTGATCGCGGCGATGACGGTCGGCGCGCTAGTCGCGTCGATAGCGCCCGTCGTGACCGGTTTCACGCTGTATTTCGTCGTGCTCTTAGCTGGGGTCGGCGCGTACAACTTCCACCGGGTAGCCCCTGCCGAACGGTTGGCATCGGTCAGCCTCTCGGTCGGAACGTTCGCCGCCCTTCTCGTCGGCACTCGGTTGTTCGTGGAGCCGACGTCAGCGGGCGTACTAACGGAACCAACGACCGTCGAACTAACCGTCCTCGCAGCCGCAATTTCCCTCGGAATCTACTGGACCCTGACACTCGAGGGACGTCGCCTAGCAGTTTCGAAACGACACGCCAGAGGTATGTTTTCATGA
- a CDS encoding Mur ligase family protein, producing the protein MSQQHPTNPSQIEEDRSIVKTIKRAGEQFLQRVLPGVAHSRRLEEIDAKIVVSGTRGKSSLTRWMHDVLHSREYDVYAKITGNNPVSVRSGVEEPIDRNGLVRLYENEREIRSHTPEDAMVVENQAISPYTTRQFNSRFAKPDVLVLSNVREDHLSTLGTDRYEVARGLVRSIPEGTHVVNAEQDPALREYIETEATRRGATVSHVSVPSEHERIPGIELIYALNEILEAIDEEPLSADELAVYREKMDVEWTRLSTGRVYNAAEVNDVQSTEMIREALFSKDPSVDQIVPFLYLRGDRRGRTVSFLHYLNELYRADDPVFERVHVAGETTDAFERKAAFPVTVHDATTDAGIVLDEMLAGQQPVFVMGNTVADFMRDLEVAIDARKATDEPVKLFDGPTTPQPVAEPSPQERSRHASSQLPSDD; encoded by the coding sequence ATGAGTCAACAACATCCGACGAACCCGTCTCAAATCGAAGAAGATCGAAGCATCGTCAAGACGATCAAACGCGCCGGTGAGCAGTTCCTACAGCGTGTTCTCCCCGGCGTCGCTCACTCCCGGCGACTCGAGGAGATCGATGCGAAAATCGTCGTCTCGGGAACCCGCGGCAAGTCGAGTCTCACACGGTGGATGCACGATGTCCTCCACAGTCGAGAGTACGATGTCTACGCGAAAATCACGGGAAACAACCCGGTCTCTGTCCGTTCGGGGGTCGAAGAACCGATCGACCGGAACGGACTGGTTCGCCTCTACGAGAACGAGCGGGAAATCCGCTCGCACACGCCAGAAGACGCGATGGTCGTCGAAAACCAGGCGATTTCTCCGTACACGACTCGGCAGTTCAACTCCCGCTTTGCGAAACCGGACGTGCTCGTACTCAGCAACGTTCGCGAGGATCACCTGTCGACGCTCGGAACAGACCGCTACGAGGTCGCACGCGGACTGGTTCGGTCGATTCCCGAGGGAACCCACGTCGTCAACGCCGAGCAGGATCCGGCGCTACGCGAGTACATCGAAACCGAAGCGACCCGTCGCGGCGCGACGGTGAGTCACGTCTCGGTCCCGTCCGAGCACGAACGGATCCCCGGTATCGAATTGATCTACGCGCTGAACGAGATCCTTGAGGCGATCGACGAGGAGCCACTTTCCGCGGACGAGTTGGCCGTCTACCGCGAAAAGATGGACGTCGAGTGGACGCGACTCTCCACCGGTCGGGTCTACAACGCTGCAGAGGTCAACGACGTTCAAAGCACTGAGATGATCCGCGAGGCGCTGTTTTCCAAGGATCCCTCGGTGGACCAGATCGTCCCGTTTCTCTATCTCCGCGGCGATCGTCGCGGTCGAACCGTCTCGTTCCTGCACTACTTGAACGAGCTGTATCGAGCGGACGATCCGGTCTTCGAGCGCGTCCACGTCGCCGGCGAGACGACCGACGCCTTCGAACGGAAAGCTGCCTTCCCCGTGACGGTCCACGACGCAACGACTGACGCGGGAATCGTCCTCGACGAGATGCTCGCCGGCCAGCAGCCCGTGTTCGTCATGGGTAATACGGTCGCCGACTTCATGCGGGACCTCGAGGTCGCGATCGACGCCCGCAAAGCGACCGACGAGCCGGTGAAGTTGTTCGACGGTCCGACGACCCCCCAACCCGTTGCCGAACCATCGCCACAAGAGAGGTCACGACACGCATCCTCGCAGCTACCGAGCGACGACTGA
- a CDS encoding poly-gamma-glutamate hydrolase family protein, with protein sequence MAGLAGAPVLFGGAIAAYEASARDDSVESVDNQAVDRDGEATGVALGFESQSETDDETFTYLTASSDALNDAGRMTGEQVRVRRGDDEYAVYTVRRAEDDTDRGAFANELARARLDLENVEWEDIGDCRVICPRPEGGAPINDEDEIEVELDPAVVDTEASVEEAKEQDEYVEVVNATGANAIVLSPHGGDVQPHTDEQAETVVDDLDGEVAHWGTRGYRDGGGAFVRWYVPSYNMAEASYPGLAEVSEDEYEYAIAFHGTCDPVIQVGGQAPESFRIEIRDAINEVLEDAEYEAVLGTGEYRVDGDQTLANRLATRCGIWIGQDEESRERYGTEIAQAVADVLETRV encoded by the coding sequence ATGGCTGGGCTGGCCGGTGCTCCCGTCCTGTTCGGTGGGGCGATCGCCGCGTACGAAGCGAGTGCTCGAGACGACTCCGTGGAGTCGGTCGATAATCAGGCCGTCGACAGGGACGGCGAGGCGACTGGAGTCGCGCTCGGCTTCGAATCGCAGTCGGAGACGGACGACGAGACGTTCACCTATCTCACGGCGAGTTCGGACGCCCTGAACGACGCCGGGCGGATGACAGGCGAACAGGTTCGCGTCCGACGAGGGGACGACGAGTACGCAGTCTACACGGTTCGTCGAGCCGAAGACGACACGGATCGTGGGGCGTTCGCGAACGAACTGGCTCGTGCCCGACTCGACCTCGAGAACGTCGAGTGGGAGGACATCGGCGACTGTCGGGTCATCTGCCCGCGACCGGAGGGGGGCGCTCCGATCAACGACGAGGACGAGATCGAGGTCGAACTCGATCCGGCCGTCGTCGACACCGAGGCGTCCGTCGAGGAAGCCAAAGAACAGGACGAGTACGTCGAAGTCGTCAACGCGACCGGGGCGAACGCGATCGTCCTCTCGCCACACGGCGGCGACGTCCAGCCCCACACCGACGAGCAAGCCGAAACCGTCGTCGACGACCTCGACGGCGAGGTCGCCCACTGGGGGACCCGCGGCTACCGCGACGGTGGCGGCGCGTTCGTCCGCTGGTACGTCCCATCCTACAACATGGCCGAGGCCTCCTACCCTGGGCTCGCCGAGGTCAGCGAGGACGAGTACGAGTACGCGATCGCGTTCCACGGAACCTGCGATCCGGTGATCCAGGTCGGCGGACAGGCTCCCGAATCGTTCCGGATCGAGATCCGCGACGCGATCAACGAGGTCCTCGAGGATGCCGAGTACGAAGCGGTTCTCGGCACCGGAGAGTACCGCGTCGACGGCGACCAGACCCTGGCCAACCGACTCGCGACCCGCTGTGGTATCTGGATCGGCCAGGACGAGGAGTCCAGAGAACGCTACGGGACCGAGATCGCACAGGCGGTCGCCGACGTCCTCGAGACGCGAGTCTAA
- the cruF gene encoding bisanhydrobacterioruberin hydratase — translation MDTTDHNSRERGLRTTVQRRLETIVRENRVTIAFVFPVVGALTLIASAEGLLPEPLAYNPLLILVGTAVMRSPLVVGILPRIGWRALACLGVLTAYTYAIELVGVWTGWPYGTFEYTIQLGPMLVDTVPLALPLFFIPLVLNAYLLTLLVLGEWSRQPLVRIPVAIGSVVAIDLVLDPAAVAIGFWEFVPAGGFYGVPLSNYLGWVLSGTVAVLLVDFAFNRSSLLERVERCEFVLDDLVSFVLLWGTINVVYGNWVAAGVAGLFCVGLFRTERYDLEMLKAALSDRLGRSANEPSR, via the coding sequence ATGGATACGACGGACCACAACAGTCGGGAGCGGGGACTCAGGACGACCGTCCAGCGACGACTCGAGACGATCGTTCGCGAGAACCGAGTGACCATCGCGTTTGTCTTTCCCGTCGTGGGTGCGCTGACGCTGATCGCCAGTGCCGAGGGGTTGTTGCCGGAGCCGCTGGCGTACAATCCGTTGTTGATCCTCGTCGGAACGGCGGTCATGCGCTCGCCGCTCGTCGTCGGCATCTTACCTCGAATCGGGTGGCGAGCGCTCGCCTGTCTGGGCGTGCTGACGGCGTACACCTACGCGATCGAACTCGTCGGCGTCTGGACGGGCTGGCCCTACGGCACCTTCGAATACACGATTCAACTCGGGCCGATGCTCGTCGATACCGTCCCGCTCGCGCTGCCGTTGTTTTTCATTCCGCTCGTGTTGAACGCCTACTTACTGACGCTGCTCGTTCTCGGCGAGTGGAGTCGACAGCCGCTCGTTCGGATTCCCGTTGCGATCGGTTCCGTCGTGGCGATCGACCTCGTGCTCGACCCCGCTGCCGTAGCGATCGGCTTCTGGGAATTCGTCCCAGCAGGGGGTTTCTACGGCGTCCCGCTCTCGAACTATCTGGGCTGGGTGCTCTCGGGAACCGTTGCCGTTCTCCTCGTCGATTTCGCGTTTAATCGGTCCTCGCTACTCGAGCGCGTCGAGCGCTGTGAGTTCGTGTTGGACGATCTGGTGAGCTTCGTCCTGTTGTGGGGGACGATTAACGTCGTCTACGGAAACTGGGTGGCAGCCGGAGTCGCGGGGCTGTTCTGTGTCGGCCTCTTTCGGACGGAGCGCTACGACCTCGAGATGCTGAAGGCCGCGCTGTCCGATCGATTGGGACGATCTGCCAACGAGCCGTCGCGGTAA
- a CDS encoding prenyltransferase, which yields MKSTTTGERRPRSRLSYLLTLSRPRFWLYLAGPVLVGVAYAAPSVDELVTPVTVALFAYFLVPANVFLYGINDVFDREIDAANPKKERKEARYRGQRIVPVAVAASGLLALGLVPFVPRAAWLWLAVFVVLGAAYSAPPIRLKTTPFLDSVSNGLYIAPGAAAYAAVAGVHPPALAVLGGWLWAMGMHTVSAIRDIDPDREAGIETTATLLGEGRTYAYCTGCWLASALAFASLDLRLGALVAVYPAFLVGVWYSSVAIDRAYWWFPAVNTVVGALLTMGGLWRLL from the coding sequence ATGAAATCGACGACTACAGGCGAGAGACGCCCCAGATCACGGCTGTCGTACTTGCTGACACTCTCACGCCCGCGATTCTGGCTCTACCTCGCTGGGCCCGTCCTCGTCGGGGTCGCGTACGCAGCGCCGTCGGTCGACGAACTGGTCACGCCCGTCACGGTCGCGTTGTTCGCCTACTTCCTCGTGCCGGCGAACGTCTTCCTCTACGGAATCAACGACGTTTTCGATCGCGAGATCGACGCCGCGAATCCAAAGAAAGAGCGGAAAGAAGCCCGCTACCGAGGGCAACGAATCGTTCCCGTCGCCGTCGCCGCTAGTGGGCTATTAGCGTTGGGACTCGTCCCGTTCGTCCCGCGTGCCGCGTGGCTCTGGCTGGCCGTCTTCGTCGTTCTCGGAGCGGCCTACAGCGCGCCACCGATCCGTCTCAAGACGACGCCGTTCCTCGATTCGGTTTCGAACGGACTCTACATCGCCCCCGGCGCAGCGGCGTACGCCGCCGTCGCGGGTGTTCACCCGCCTGCCCTCGCCGTCCTCGGCGGGTGGCTGTGGGCCATGGGCATGCACACCGTCTCGGCCATTCGCGACATCGATCCCGACCGCGAAGCGGGAATCGAGACGACCGCGACCCTCCTCGGCGAAGGCAGGACCTACGCCTACTGCACCGGCTGCTGGCTCGCGAGCGCGCTCGCGTTCGCCTCGCTGGATCTTCGCCTCGGTGCGCTCGTGGCCGTCTATCCCGCCTTTCTCGTCGGTGTCTGGTACTCGAGCGTCGCCATCGACCGGGCCTACTGGTGGTTCCCGGCCGTTAACACCGTCGTCGGGGCGCTTTTGACGATGGGGGGCCTCTGGAGACTCCTGTAA
- a CDS encoding phytoene desaturase family protein has translation MHSLAGESVVIIGAGVGGLSTACHLADAGADVRVIEKNEQLGGRASRLEAEGFRFDMGPSWYLMPDVFERFFAEFDRTPSDYYELTHLDPHYRLFFTDGDRIDVTPDLERTKAVFESYEAGAGEALERYLEKSRANYEVGMEHFVYEDRTRLREYVDRDVARQARGLSLLGSMQDHVEGYFDHPKLQQVMQYTLVFLGGSPTNTPALYNLMSHVDFNLGVWYPEGGIGGVIDAFVDLGRELGVTYDTDRPATAIKGREGGFLVETRRGPLQSDLVVSNASYPHTEQELLPPERRGYDADYWESRTYAPSAFLLYLGVEGDLPELAHHTLVLPTDWHGHFEQIFDDPQWPDDPAYYLCAPSKTDETVAPDGHSAMFVLVPVAPGLEDTPEIREAYRDTMLEHVAATTGVDVRDRIVFEERFCVEDFADRYNSYEGTALGLAHTLRQTSLFRPPHRAKGVDGLYFVGGDTTPGIGVPMCLISGRLTAEAILEDHAQSHSP, from the coding sequence ATGCATTCGCTCGCTGGCGAGTCCGTCGTGATAATCGGGGCCGGCGTCGGCGGTCTATCCACGGCGTGTCACCTCGCCGACGCCGGTGCAGACGTTCGCGTCATCGAGAAAAACGAGCAACTCGGCGGGCGGGCGAGTCGACTCGAGGCCGAGGGGTTTCGCTTCGACATGGGGCCGTCGTGGTACCTCATGCCCGACGTCTTCGAGCGCTTTTTCGCGGAATTCGATCGAACTCCCTCGGACTACTACGAACTCACGCACCTCGACCCGCACTACCGACTCTTCTTCACCGACGGCGATCGGATCGATGTCACGCCCGACCTCGAGCGAACGAAAGCCGTCTTCGAGTCCTACGAGGCCGGTGCCGGCGAGGCGCTCGAGCGCTATCTCGAGAAGTCGCGGGCGAATTACGAGGTCGGGATGGAACACTTCGTCTACGAGGACCGAACCCGGCTTCGGGAGTACGTCGACCGCGACGTGGCCCGACAGGCCCGCGGTCTCTCCTTGCTCGGGTCGATGCAAGATCACGTCGAGGGCTACTTCGATCACCCAAAACTGCAGCAGGTTATGCAGTACACGCTCGTGTTTCTGGGCGGTTCGCCAACCAACACGCCGGCGCTTTACAATCTGATGAGCCATGTCGATTTCAATCTCGGCGTCTGGTACCCCGAGGGCGGGATCGGGGGCGTCATCGACGCGTTCGTCGACCTCGGACGCGAACTGGGCGTGACCTACGACACCGATCGACCGGCGACCGCGATCAAGGGCCGTGAGGGTGGGTTTCTCGTCGAAACGAGACGGGGTCCACTCCAGTCCGATCTCGTGGTCTCTAACGCGAGTTATCCCCACACTGAACAGGAACTGTTACCTCCCGAACGCCGCGGCTACGACGCCGACTACTGGGAGTCACGAACCTACGCACCATCGGCGTTCCTCCTGTACCTCGGCGTCGAGGGCGACCTTCCGGAGCTAGCACATCACACGTTGGTTCTCCCCACCGACTGGCACGGACACTTCGAACAGATTTTCGACGACCCCCAGTGGCCCGACGACCCGGCTTACTACCTCTGCGCGCCATCCAAAACCGACGAGACGGTCGCCCCCGACGGCCACAGCGCCATGTTTGTCCTCGTTCCCGTCGCACCCGGCCTCGAGGACACGCCCGAGATCCGCGAGGCGTATCGGGATACGATGCTCGAGCACGTCGCCGCGACGACCGGTGTCGACGTTCGCGACCGCATCGTCTTCGAGGAGCGCTTTTGTGTCGAGGACTTCGCCGATCGCTACAACAGCTACGAGGGAACGGCGCTCGGGCTGGCACACACCCTTCGTCAGACCTCGCTCTTCAGGCCACCGCATCGGGCGAAGGGTGTCGACGGGCTCTACTTCGTCGGGGGCGACACTACGCCCGGTATCGGCGTCCCGATGTGTCTCATCAGCGGCCGACTGACCGCCGAAGCGATACTCGAGGACCACGCCCAATCGCACTCGCCGTAA
- a CDS encoding translation initiation factor eIF-1A — protein sequence MTEDSGRRNLRMPNSDEVFAVVTEHLGGNHVQLRCEDGKERLGRIPGRMKYRTWIEQDDIVVAEPWDWQDEKATIEWRYTGQDADQLRREGHID from the coding sequence GTGACAGAAGACTCCGGGCGTCGGAATCTCCGTATGCCCAACAGCGATGAAGTATTCGCCGTCGTAACCGAACATCTGGGCGGAAACCACGTCCAACTCCGGTGTGAGGACGGCAAGGAACGCCTCGGCCGCATTCCCGGACGAATGAAATATCGGACGTGGATCGAACAAGACGACATCGTCGTCGCCGAACCCTGGGACTGGCAAGACGAGAAGGCGACGATCGAATGGCGATACACCGGCCAGGACGCAGATCAACTGCGTCGCGAAGGCCACATCGATTGA
- a CDS encoding YkgJ family cysteine cluster protein: MSANATRRVEVYPDREVVVEFDPDLTFECVEECTWCCHHGVLLYDDDLIGLAKRANLAETTTDFRGEKFVTREEKGRDDHVAEDGCACAFLREDGLCTLHLEEDWKPTRCSVFPLSVWLEDGDLHVDIRESAHEHCEGLDVSDRSVIDNLEAFLPEILWELDDPDSNREL; encoded by the coding sequence GTGAGCGCGAACGCTACGCGACGCGTCGAAGTCTACCCCGACCGTGAGGTCGTCGTCGAGTTCGATCCCGACCTCACCTTCGAGTGTGTCGAGGAGTGCACGTGGTGTTGTCACCACGGCGTCCTCCTCTACGACGACGACCTGATCGGCCTCGCCAAGCGAGCGAACCTCGCCGAGACGACGACCGACTTTCGCGGCGAGAAGTTCGTCACTCGAGAGGAAAAGGGACGAGACGACCACGTCGCCGAGGACGGCTGTGCGTGTGCGTTCCTCCGCGAGGACGGCCTCTGTACGCTCCACCTCGAGGAAGACTGGAAACCGACGCGATGTTCGGTCTTCCCGCTTTCCGTCTGGCTCGAGGATGGCGACCTCCACGTCGACATCCGCGAGTCGGCCCACGAACACTGCGAGGGACTCGATGTCAGCGACCGCAGCGTTATCGACAATCTCGAGGCCTTTTTGCCCGAAATTCTGTGGGAGCTCGACGACCCCGATTCGAACAGAGAACTGTAG
- a CDS encoding fumarylacetoacetate hydrolase family protein produces the protein MKLARIATEDGTITGRYEDGVVHGDDGAYEVGSEGELLAPCEPSALYCVGRNYAATLDQMEYERPDEPDFFIKPPASVLGHRDPIPYPEFTEELTYAGELAAVIDEPCHDVSRAEVSDVVRGYTIMNDVDALDQQGRTARKAFDGSGPLGPWIETAVDPTAIDMWTDVAGERRQEANTELMLFGPEEIVSYLSRRFTFQPGDVVAFGSPANPGLLEPGDTVEITYEGVGTLQNTVASSSD, from the coding sequence ATGAAACTCGCACGAATCGCGACTGAGGATGGGACAATCACCGGACGGTACGAAGACGGCGTCGTCCACGGCGACGACGGCGCGTACGAAGTCGGCTCTGAGGGCGAACTGTTGGCTCCCTGTGAGCCCTCGGCGCTGTACTGCGTCGGCCGAAACTACGCGGCGACGCTCGACCAGATGGAGTACGAGCGACCCGACGAACCCGACTTCTTCATCAAACCCCCCGCGTCGGTGCTCGGCCACCGTGATCCGATTCCCTATCCCGAGTTCACCGAGGAACTGACGTACGCTGGCGAACTCGCGGCCGTCATCGACGAACCCTGTCACGACGTCTCGAGAGCCGAGGTTTCGGACGTCGTGCGCGGCTACACCATCATGAACGACGTGGACGCACTCGACCAGCAGGGCCGAACGGCGCGAAAGGCCTTCGACGGCTCCGGGCCGCTCGGGCCCTGGATCGAGACGGCCGTCGACCCGACGGCAATCGACATGTGGACCGATGTCGCCGGGGAGCGACGTCAGGAGGCGAACACCGAACTAATGCTGTTCGGCCCCGAGGAAATCGTCTCGTACCTCTCTCGGCGGTTCACCTTCCAGCCCGGCGACGTTGTCGCCTTCGGTAGCCCGGCGAACCCGGGGCTTCTCGAGCCCGGCGATACCGTCGAAATCACCTACGAGGGCGTCGGAACGCTGCAGAACACGGTCGCGTCCTCGAGTGACTGA